In Actinomycetes bacterium, the DNA window CCTGCTAGCACCTGAAAATGCACACAGATATAGTAATCGCCTAGCAGTGACCGGACTTCGCCGAAGGCCGTCAACCACTGGACTTCCCGCCAGGCCGAGATGAGAAACCTCGGCGCAGCGATGCCTTCTTGGGGGTTCACCTCCGTACACCCGCGCTGGTACCTTAGAGAACATGTTCGACGCGGTTCTGCTTCTTGGCAGCCGCGGTGGAGCCTCATAAGACTGGCCACTCCACCGCGGTGGCTTTCGCTGCTGGTCCTATCCGCTTTCCCCTAAGGACTTCACATGATCGAACAGAACCCACAGCAACCGTCCCCCATGCCGTTTGATCGATACCGGGCGTTTAGACCCATCGAACTCCCCGACCGGACCTGGCCCGGCAACGCCATTCGGCAGGCGCCTCGCTGGTGCGCAGTCGACCTGCGGGATGGCAATCAGGCGCTGATCGACCCTATGACACCCGACCGCAAACGGCGCATGTTCGATTTGCTGGTATCGATGGGGTACAAGGAGATCGAGGTCGGATTTCCGTCCGCCAGCCAAACCGACTTCGATTTCGTCCGCCAACTAATTGAAGAAGATCTCATTCCCGACGACGTGGTGATTCAGGTGCTCACTCAGTCTCGAGAACATCTGATCGAGCGCACCTTCGAATCTGTCCGCGGCGCGAAGCAAGCGGTCGTCCACCTCTATAACTCAACCTCCACGCTCCAGCGGCGGGTGGTTTTTGGATTGGATCGAGCGGGAATCATCGATGTGGCGGTACATGGGGCGCAGTTGTGCGCCAAGTTCGCCGAGGATCACGACAGTGAAATCTTCTTCGAATACTCACCGGAGTCCTACACCGGCACCGAGTTGGACTTTGCAGCAGAGATCTGCGATTCCGTGACCGACGTGTGGCAACCAACACCAGACCGCCCCGTGATCGTCAATCTGCCGGCGACGGTCGAGATGGCTACTCCCAATGTCTACGCTGACTCCATTGAGTGGATGCACCGTAACTTGTCTCGACGGGACTCACTGGTGTTGAGCCTGCACCCGCACAATGATCGCGGCACAGCAGTGGCGGCCGCCGAACTTGGGTACATGGCGGGTGCAGATCGGATTGAAGGCTGCCTTTTCGGCAATGGTGAGCGAACCGGCAATGTCTGCCTAGTGACACTGGGCATGAATCTGTTCAGTCAAGGCATCGATCCCCAGATCGACTTTTCTGACATAGACGGTGTCCGGCGTACCGTGGAGTACTGCAATCAACTTCCGGTCGCTGAACGCCATCCCTACGGCGGCGACTTGGTCTACACCGCTTTCAGCGGTTCCCATCAAGACGCCATCAACAAGGGTTTGAAAGCGATGCAGGAGGATTCCGCCGCTGCTGGAAGTGCGGTAGAGGAGTTTCGCTGGGAAGTGCCATACCTGCCCATCGACCCGCAGGATGTCGGTCGGACCTATGAGGCCGTGATCCGAGTCAACAGTCAGTCCGGCAAGGGCGGCGTTGCCTACATCATGAGAACCGAACATCGCCTCGATCTACCCCGGCGACTTCAGATCGAATTCTCACAAGTCATCCAGCAACATACGGACGAAGAGGGCGGAGAGATCGACCCTGCCGAGATGTGGAACATCTTTTCCGATGAGTACCTGCCCGGCAGCGAGCAGTCCTGGGGGCGTTTCAAACTACTGTCGGTGCAACAGGAGTCTGCTGTCGGTGGGAATACCTCTATTGATGCGATTCTTACCGACGGTGGGATCGAGGTAGAACTTGCCGGTGAAGGCAATGGACCAATCGCCGCTTTCTGCGCCGGCCTGAGTACGTTGGGGATAGACGTACGTGTGCTCGACTACGCTGAACACGCCATGTCCTCCGGCGGAGACGCCAGCGCCGCATCCTATTTGGAGTGCGCGATCGGTGAGCGCGTCCTGTGGGGCGCAGGCATCGATCCGTCGATAGTGACTTCGTCACTCAAGGCCATTATCTCGGCCGTCAATCGGGCAGAGCGAGGCTGATCCAAGCTTCGCTCACGTCAGTGATCGCTTTCGCCTGAGTCGGGGACGGTTGGATCCGCGTCATCTTTCTCGTCTTCCGACGAGCCGCGCAGCGCCGAGATCAACTCCCTAGGAGAAACGACCCTCGTGATCAAAGCCAGTGCGGTAAAGACACCAGCGGCGATGATGGCTGATGGCCAGGCGCCCAGCGATGCGGCTGCAATCCAGACTGCGAGCGAAGCTAGCGTGACTATCGCAATTCGCACAACGACAAACAGCAGCCGACGTTTTCGGAATACTGCGACTCGGCTGGTGACGACCAAAGCGACCGTCACAGACACCAACTCTGTGACGGTCAGTGCCACAGCCGATCCGGTGGCGGCAAGTACCGGGATCAACAGCAGGTTGAGCACGATGTTGAATGCCAGCACGGTCACGCTGATGTAGATCAAGGACCGTTGCCGGTGAGCCACGATCAACACATAGGTCACCATCTCGTTGACAAAACTGATGGCGGTTGCAGCCAAGAGCCACTGTGCTGGCCGAGTAGCCGACTCGGCAAGGTCTTGCGGGGCAATGATCGCCAAGACTGGACCGGCGAAGACTATGCCACCTAGCAGGATCGGGCTCGCCAGCGCCACCACCAAGTCAAGAGTTCGACCAACTACCGCTCCGAACTCCTTGGGTCCGGACGAGTAGCGGCGCGAGAGGGTCGACATAACCGTGACAGCGAGCAGAGTGCTAACCATGCCAACATTGGCGACAAGACGATAGGCCAAGCCGTAGGCGCCGACCTCGTCTGGTGACGTAAGTACTGATAGCAGTACGCCGTCGATTCGGTAGTAGACGATCCCAATCACTGCGATCGCCGCCAGCGGCAACGCCTCCCAGATCAGCGATTTGGCTTCCGGCCATGCGAAAGCTGGGCGGAATCGCCCAAAGCGCCGACTGTAGAAGACGAGCACGACAAGTTGAACAAGAAACGGGGACACCTGCACGACAAAGATGGCGGTCAAACCCCAGTCAAAAACCACGACAGCAGCAGTGAGCCCCAGAGCGACTAGCCGACCAATCCAATCTGAAGCAGTGATCCCACCAAACTTGACTGCCACCTGATAAGGCGGCCGATAGCAATGGGCCACCAATCGGAGCAAGACTCCGACAGCCAAAATCGCTACGCCGATTTGGATCTCGCGATCATCTGGATACACGACCAAACTCGCCAGCAAGATGCACACATAAATGGGCAACAGCAGTGTCAGCGAGATACCGAGTTGAAGGCCGACCAGTCGTTCCAGATTTCCGCGGCCCTGCGTTACTCGGCGAACAACAACAGTAGCCACATCAAGGCCTGCGAAGGCCTCAAACAGTCCGGCAAAGAGCACGGCGGTGGTGAGTAGTCCATAGTCATAACTACCCAAATACCGGGTAGTCAATGTCAGCGTCGCCAGTGAGATGAGCAGCGACGCTCCCTTACCCGTTGCCTGTACAACGAATCCCCGAGCTATCAGCGATGATGAGTTCATCTGAGTGTCTAGTGACTAGACCCGGGGTTGCTATCGCCGTCGCAGCTAGCTGAAGGCGACATCACGTCGACCCGTGACCAAGACACACCTACTGCCCCGAGACAAGCGCACCGAGGACTACCACTCCGGTACTAGCCAGTGCTCGCTTGGCGTCTGCGAGATCGCTGCGCAGCGTCTGACCAATCTCGACGGTCAGGACCACTCCAGCCGCAGATTCACCGAGCAGCAAAGCATCTGCATCATCCAAAACACTATGAGCCCAAATCAAAAACAGGGAGTAGTCCGTTCCTGACTGCTCCAACAACTGCCCGAGACTAGGACCGCTCAAGAAGTTCGTGGCAGACGAACTGTCATTCCAGGTAATCTCCATGACATCAACGCCGCTAGCCAGCGAGCGGACGGCCGTCGCCAACTGGGAACTGCCGCCAGCGGCTCCAGGTTGACCGGTTCGACTAGGCTCCTCAGCACCGTTCTTCGCTCCGACAAGATCCACAAGTAGCGTCCTGAAGCCCAACTGCGCCAGTGACCGCGCTAAACCCTCCACCAGTTCAGGCGAGCTGTCCCGCTGCGTCGGTCCCGCAATCACGACTCGGTTTCTGCCCGAGGAACAACTGTGCGCGACCGTCAGCGCGGCCCGCTGTACTCCGGGGTCGACTGCGCTTTCGCCCTTCGCGTCACCGGAGGACCGCGAGCGACCCAACACTTCGACATCAAGATCGCTTAGATCGGCAGTGCTTCTGAGCCGCAAATCGAGGCGATCACGCAGTAGCGCAAGCAGCAACCCAACGACGATACCCAGCAAGAGTGATCCCAGGATCAAGACTCTCGACCCAGGCCCGGATGGGCTGATCGGCAGATTTGGCTCGGCCGTGATCGTCGCGACCACTGTTGGTCCTTCTTTGTCCCCGTCCTCACTACTGCTGGCGATGATCTTCACAAACTGATCAGTCATAGCCTGCAGCGCCGCCTGTGCCTCTTCAGGAGTTTCCGCTGTGAAACTGATGTCGATCAAGTTGGTTTCCAACGGATTACCGGCTTCTATTTGCTCGATGAAGTCCAAATTGGGAGTAGTGACGCCAATGGCGGCCTTCGCTGGATCGAGCACCTGACTGCTAGTCACCAGCGCAACGTAGGAAGGTAGTTGCTGCCTGATTACCAAGTTGTTGGTGTAGGTGTCGTTGATGCTGCCGCCAGTGGAACCCGAGATCAGGACCTGCGCCGTGGACGTGTACTGGGCCTGCCTCAGCGCACCAGCCGCGACCCCGACAGCGACGAATGCCACTGTGACGATCAGAATTAGCCAGCGGCTGCGATAGATCGCACGCGAATAGTCCTCAGGCTGCACCGATCTCGCTCCTGCTCCGCGGGGGTTGTTCTGGCACTGCTAGCGTAACCGCTTGGCCTCGGCTCGGGCTACGTCTGGCCCGAGCACCTTGCCAGACGTCGAGATATGCCAATCCGGCCGCGAGGGTAAGCAGAGCCGGTGGATACATCAGATTGGTCTGGAAAGTGGACTGCACAGCGATTAGCGCTAGGCCGGCACCCGCTGCCACAGCAAATCGCATGTCGGGCGCCGTGTCAGGGTCGCTCGGTCCTTTCCCGTAGGCCTGTCGACATGTTCGCCAGATCCTGACAGCGAGCCACACCGTTGCGACTACGCCGAGCAGGCCCAACCACAGCCAGATCCCTACGAACGTGTTGTGGATCCAGCGGCGGGGCTCTTTAGTGGTGGTGTTCGTTTCGGGATTGTAGGACTCGTTCACTGCCCCATAGGGGTTGTTGAGCCCCACACCAACAATCGGACTCGCGATAATCGCCGGCACAGCATTCTCAAGCTCGTAGAGACGATCGCCGAGACTATCGTCCGACAGGGTCTCGCCTTCAACCGTGGTACTCAAACGTTCAGCGGCCAATTGCGCACTTTGCCCGAGAACACCAAATAGCGCCATGGGAAGCAGAAGCACTCCCGCCGCGACGAGCAAGACCGAACGTTCACTAAACACCAACCATTTTGGCCTCGTGCTAACCAGAGCCGGCACGAGTATTACGGCAATCAACAACGGCACCCACGCGCTGCGGGTGTAGCTCAACACCTCCAGCGCGATAAGCGGGACAAACAACACCGCACGCCACAGCAGCCGCCGAGCGAAGACGACACCGACTACGAGCATGGGAATAACCAAAGAGGCCAACCTCAGGACCGGAGGGTCCAGCCGGGTCGTTTCGGTCAGTTGTCCACCGGTGATGATGTAGTCGAGTTCCCTATCTCCCCAACTGATTCCCAACACTGCACCCATCACTGCCAGGGACGCACCTATCACCGCGACCGCCACCAGTAGGCGCCCAAATGCCTCAGGTCGGTCGACAAACCCCTCCCGGAACAGCCAGAAAGCAGTAATAACCAGTACTGCTCTGACTGCGGTCAGCGCATCTTGGGTCGCCTCACCGAAGCTGATACCTACGAAACCACCAACCACCGCTGCGTAGGCATACAAGGCCACTGGGCGACCGAAAACGGGGGTACCGGGCGCACCGTGACGGGTCAGATGCCGCAGTACAACA includes these proteins:
- the leuA gene encoding 2-isopropylmalate synthase encodes the protein MIEQNPQQPSPMPFDRYRAFRPIELPDRTWPGNAIRQAPRWCAVDLRDGNQALIDPMTPDRKRRMFDLLVSMGYKEIEVGFPSASQTDFDFVRQLIEEDLIPDDVVIQVLTQSREHLIERTFESVRGAKQAVVHLYNSTSTLQRRVVFGLDRAGIIDVAVHGAQLCAKFAEDHDSEIFFEYSPESYTGTELDFAAEICDSVTDVWQPTPDRPVIVNLPATVEMATPNVYADSIEWMHRNLSRRDSLVLSLHPHNDRGTAVAAAELGYMAGADRIEGCLFGNGERTGNVCLVTLGMNLFSQGIDPQIDFSDIDGVRRTVEYCNQLPVAERHPYGGDLVYTAFSGSHQDAINKGLKAMQEDSAAAGSAVEEFRWEVPYLPIDPQDVGRTYEAVIRVNSQSGKGGVAYIMRTEHRLDLPRRLQIEFSQVIQQHTDEEGGEIDPAEMWNIFSDEYLPGSEQSWGRFKLLSVQQESAVGGNTSIDAILTDGGIEVELAGEGNGPIAAFCAGLSTLGIDVRVLDYAEHAMSSGGDASAASYLECAIGERVLWGAGIDPSIVTSSLKAIISAVNRAERG
- a CDS encoding flippase, whose product is MNSSSLIARGFVVQATGKGASLLISLATLTLTTRYLGSYDYGLLTTAVLFAGLFEAFAGLDVATVVVRRVTQGRGNLERLVGLQLGISLTLLLPIYVCILLASLVVYPDDREIQIGVAILAVGVLLRLVAHCYRPPYQVAVKFGGITASDWIGRLVALGLTAAVVVFDWGLTAIFVVQVSPFLVQLVVLVFYSRRFGRFRPAFAWPEAKSLIWEALPLAAIAVIGIVYYRIDGVLLSVLTSPDEVGAYGLAYRLVANVGMVSTLLAVTVMSTLSRRYSSGPKEFGAVVGRTLDLVVALASPILLGGIVFAGPVLAIIAPQDLAESATRPAQWLLAATAISFVNEMVTYVLIVAHRQRSLIYISVTVLAFNIVLNLLLIPVLAATGSAVALTVTELVSVTVALVVTSRVAVFRKRRLLFVVVRIAIVTLASLAVWIAAASLGAWPSAIIAAGVFTALALITRVVSPRELISALRGSSEDEKDDADPTVPDSGESDH
- a CDS encoding O-antigen ligase family protein — protein: MSSILDRRFPPGAVISEVVAVLGAVAAVTAFAAFLLRGSMLPLLGLLGLVSLAVACWRPAWFGAALLFVGCTVLPAKWGAVAVGPVNVSAMEALLGIGLAAVVLRHLTRHGAPGTPVFGRPVALYAYAAVVGGFVGISFGEATQDALTAVRAVLVITAFWLFREGFVDRPEAFGRLLVAVAVIGASLAVMGAVLGISWGDRELDYIITGGQLTETTRLDPPVLRLASLVIPMLVVGVVFARRLLWRAVLFVPLIALEVLSYTRSAWVPLLIAVILVPALVSTRPKWLVFSERSVLLVAAGVLLLPMALFGVLGQSAQLAAERLSTTVEGETLSDDSLGDRLYELENAVPAIIASPIVGVGLNNPYGAVNESYNPETNTTTKEPRRWIHNTFVGIWLWLGLLGVVATVWLAVRIWRTCRQAYGKGPSDPDTAPDMRFAVAAGAGLALIAVQSTFQTNLMYPPALLTLAAGLAYLDVWQGARARRSPSRGQAVTLAVPEQPPRSRSEIGAA